Proteins encoded within one genomic window of Couchioplanes caeruleus:
- a CDS encoding TetR/AcrR family transcriptional regulator, with protein MTSDVRVPEHGLRERKKAATRQALYEAAVRLAIAHGADKITVEAVADEAGVSRRTFSNYFANKEEALLHGTQQRVGALVGIVRSRPADEGPWTALTRSARQFYEQFGELDPQWAAQTRLLRTQPALAAQQASTFAALERELAAAVAARGTAPDPTGVRDRLMAATFMTAMRVSLHVWLEAPDEISLRELVQHSLEAAGRGFAR; from the coding sequence ATGACGTCCGATGTCCGCGTACCCGAGCACGGTCTTCGGGAGCGCAAGAAGGCAGCGACCCGGCAGGCGCTGTACGAGGCCGCGGTGCGGCTCGCGATCGCGCACGGGGCGGACAAGATCACGGTCGAGGCGGTGGCGGACGAGGCCGGCGTTTCCCGGCGGACGTTCTCCAACTACTTCGCCAACAAGGAGGAGGCCCTGCTCCACGGCACCCAGCAGCGGGTGGGCGCGCTGGTCGGCATCGTGCGTTCACGTCCGGCCGACGAGGGTCCGTGGACCGCGCTGACCCGTTCGGCGCGGCAGTTCTACGAGCAGTTCGGCGAACTGGACCCGCAGTGGGCGGCGCAGACGCGGCTGCTGCGCACCCAGCCGGCGCTGGCCGCGCAACAGGCCAGCACCTTCGCCGCGCTGGAGCGCGAACTGGCCGCGGCGGTCGCGGCGCGCGGCACGGCGCCGGATCCGACCGGGGTCCGGGACCGGCTGATGGCGGCCACCTTCATGACGGCGATGCGGGTCTCGCTGCACGTGTGGCTGGAGGCGCCGGACGAGATCTCCCTGCGCGAGCTCGTGCAGCACTCCCTCGAGGCGGCCGGTCGCGGCTTCGCGCGGTGA